The Shinella zoogloeoides genome contains the following window.
CGTGAGAGAACACCATCGCGACGCCTCGTGAGCATCGCTGAGGTTGGGCGTATCGCCGCATTCCTGGCAAGCGAGGCGGCAACGCCTCTGTCGGGGTCGGTGGTATACGCCGACAACGGTTTCCACATCACGGCCTAGCCAGAAGGCGGGCTGATGCAAACTAAGTCGGGGTCGCCGCTCGCGCGGCGACAGGGTGAACTCTGTCATATCGAGAGCGCGATGCTTCGAATGCATAAGTAAGAAATCGGTTCAGTCAATGCGTGAATTCAGTCTACGCCTTACGCTACTTCTTCTCACAAGCCTGCTTGCAGCCTGTGCCGGCCGCCCCGGCCCGGAACTGCTCGCCCAGAGGGCCGAAGCCGTTCCGGGGGCCAAGCTCACGACGGTTTATGTGGCGACCACGCGCAAGCGTGATGAGAACGGTATCTACACGTCGGGTCGTAGCCGCGAGGTTAGCTATATCCGCTACAGGGTCTCCATCCCGCCAGGTCACAAGACGGGCAATGTCGAATGGCCGAAATCGAAGCCGAACCCGAAGACGGATTTTGTCACCGTCGACCAGCACATTCTCGACGCGGCGACATTCGAGGCGGAAGTCACGCGTAAACACAACGGCAAACCGCCGAGTGTCGGCGTGTTCGTGCATGGCTACAACACCAATTTCACCGAGGCCGTGTATCGCATAGCCCAGATGACAGCTGACGCCGGCGTCGATGCCGCCCCGATCCTGTTTGCCTGGCCGTCCGAAGGCGCTTTGAGCGGCTACGTCGCCGACAAGGACGCGGTGACGTTCTCGCGGGACCAGTTGGCGGATCTGCTCAGCACCCTGGCGCGCAAACAGACCCAGGGTCCCATCACGCTCGTCGGCCACAGCATGGGGGGATGGCTGACGACGGAAGCCGTGCGCCAACTGCGGCTTACCGGCAAGGACGCGGCGATCCGTCGACTGCAGGTCGTGCTTGCGGCGCCCGATATCGATGTCGACGTGTTCCAGGCACAGCTTGCGACGATCGGGACACTGAACCCGCCGATGACAATCCTTGTTTCCAAGGATGACAGGGCGCTGAAGGTCTCGGAATTTCTATCCACAGAACGTCAGCGCCTGGGCAGGATTGACGTGACGGATCCGAAAATCGAGGAGGCGGCGCGCAGGGCGAATGTGCAGGTGATCGATATATCGGATATCGAGGCCTCAGACAGCTTCCGCCACAATCGTTTCGTCGGTCTCGCTGCCTACTATCCGAAGCTTTCGGGCCGGGATGGAACGAGCGACCCCCGAAATCTCAGGCAAGCCGGAGCGTTTGTATTCAATTCGGCTGGCGCGGTCCTTTCCAGCCCGTTTGTCCTTGCCGGCAAGATCGTCGGCGGAAACTGACACGACGCGAAGCAGCTTTCTTCACGCAACTATCGCAGGAGAATACTTATGATATTCAATTACACCGCAAGCCTCGACGCCGCCGACCTGCAACTGTTGCGATCGCGATGGCGATGGCTGCTGGTCGCCGGCATCGTGCTCGTGTTGATAGCTCTTGTCGCCCTCTCCAACCTGTTGCTGGCCACGGTCGTTTCCGTCCTCTTTGTCGGTGTCACGATGCTACTGGCGGGTGCGGCGCATATCGTCTTCGCATTTCAGATGAAGCGATGGGGCCAAACTGTCGGTTTGCTCGTTGTCGGTGTGCTTTATGTCGCGGCCGGTGTGATGACATTCTGGAACCCGGTCCTGGCATCCACTTTCCTGACACTACTGATGGCTCTCAGCATGCTCGTCGCAGGCATTGTCAGGACTGCCGCCGGTCTGGCGATCCGCCCGGCTTCCGGTTGGCTATGGCTCGCGGCGGCCGGCGCCGCGACGGTGCTTGTTGCACTTGTCATCCTTGCGGGCTGGCCGGTCAACAGTTTGTGGATCATCGGCGCACTGCTGGCGATCGACGTCATGGTGACCGGCTGTGCCCTGAGCGCATTGGCGCTCGCGCTGCGACGGTCCCTCAGGATCGACCGCAATCACGAATAAGAACCGGAGGTTGGAAACGACAATGAAGCAAACAACACCGTTCACCGTGGAGGTCCGAAAGAAACGCCGGATGCAACAGCACGAACTCTCTCCAAGCCGCGCCCTGAAAAAGACAGACGAGACCAGATCCGCGCCGGAAGGGGAAAACACAGCCCCGAATGAAATCACGCCTCAGAACGACCCTGCGGCCCACCGTCCCCGCACACGGTAAGGCTGAACGCTGGCCCGCCGGACTCCCTGACACAATCGTGAGGCACAAGAAAAAGGATTTTCGCCCTCTCAATCATCAGCTGTTGACTCACGGAGTATGTTCATTAGGGTAAAGCTGATGTTTGGTGACGAGGGGGGGAATGAAGACGCCAAAAGATATTGTCGTTTATATCGATACAGCCGATGTTTCTGTTTGTCGGGTTTATATTGATTATGCTGTCTCACTCGCAAGCGCATGGGATGCGCATGTCGTTGTGGCCTTCGTGCCGGAAGATTTAATCGCCACTCCCTCCCATGGCTTCGCCCGAGGGCAGGCGATCAACAGCATGATAACCTCCTTCGAAGGGCGCCGGCATGACGCCGAAGAGCAGCTGCGGGGGCTCCTTTCGGATGTAGCGTCCGCTACCGGCGTGAATTGCGAGCTTCGCATATGTTCCGGTGAAACGGGCGAGGCGCTGATGCTGCACGCCCGCCACGCAGCCTTGGCGATCGTCGGAACGGGGCGTGACCCGGACCGCGCTGAGACGGCTCTCACCGTCTCGGAGGATATCATCTTCGCCTCCGGTCGCCCTTCGATCCTTTTGCCCACATTCTGGCAAAGCGATGGCGCCGTGCCCGAGACGATCGTGGTTGGATGGAATGCCAGCCGGGAAGCGGCCCGCGCCATTGCCGATTCGATGGCGTTCCTGGCCACCGCTCGCGCCGTCCACGTCGTCGTTGTTCCCGAGCCCAAGGTCGCGCGGCTTCTGGGGGAGGACCCCGGAAGCGATATCTCTCTCCATCTCGCGCGCCATGGGATCAGGG
Protein-coding sequences here:
- a CDS encoding alpha/beta hydrolase; its protein translation is MREFSLRLTLLLLTSLLAACAGRPGPELLAQRAEAVPGAKLTTVYVATTRKRDENGIYTSGRSREVSYIRYRVSIPPGHKTGNVEWPKSKPNPKTDFVTVDQHILDAATFEAEVTRKHNGKPPSVGVFVHGYNTNFTEAVYRIAQMTADAGVDAAPILFAWPSEGALSGYVADKDAVTFSRDQLADLLSTLARKQTQGPITLVGHSMGGWLTTEAVRQLRLTGKDAAIRRLQVVLAAPDIDVDVFQAQLATIGTLNPPMTILVSKDDRALKVSEFLSTERQRLGRIDVTDPKIEEAARRANVQVIDISDIEASDSFRHNRFVGLAAYYPKLSGRDGTSDPRNLRQAGAFVFNSAGAVLSSPFVLAGKIVGGN
- a CDS encoding HdeD family acid-resistance protein → MIFNYTASLDAADLQLLRSRWRWLLVAGIVLVLIALVALSNLLLATVVSVLFVGVTMLLAGAAHIVFAFQMKRWGQTVGLLVVGVLYVAAGVMTFWNPVLASTFLTLLMALSMLVAGIVRTAAGLAIRPASGWLWLAAAGAATVLVALVILAGWPVNSLWIIGALLAIDVMVTGCALSALALALRRSLRIDRNHE
- a CDS encoding universal stress protein; the protein is MKTPKDIVVYIDTADVSVCRVYIDYAVSLASAWDAHVVVAFVPEDLIATPSHGFARGQAINSMITSFEGRRHDAEEQLRGLLSDVASATGVNCELRICSGETGEALMLHARHAALAIVGTGRDPDRAETALTVSEDIIFASGRPSILLPTFWQSDGAVPETIVVGWNASREAARAIADSMAFLATARAVHVVVVPEPKVARLLGEDPGSDISLHLARHGIRVTLDRLEGSNAGDLILSRAEEVGADLVVMGAYGQSRITEFVFGSATRTILANPKIPIFLSR